The Nocardia sp. NBC_01503 sequence TTCGCTGCGCCCCGACGAAAGGCCGAGACGTGCGTATTGCCCTGCTGTCCTATCGCAGCAAAACCCACTGCGGAGGCCAAGGGGTGTATGTCCGCTACCTCAGTCGTGGGCTGGCGGAGCTGGGACATGAGGTCGAGGTGTTCTCCGGACAGCCGTACCCGGAGCACCTCGATCCCCGGGTGCGGTTGACCGAGGTGCCGAGCCTGGACCTGTACCGGGACGAAGATCCCTTCCGGACACCGGGATTGCGTGAGATCCGGGACGGGATAGACCTGCTCGAGGTCGCCACCATGTGGACCGCCGGATTCCCGGAGCCACGCACCTTCAGCCTGCGGGCGGCACGGGTCCTGCGCGAGCGCGCGGCGGAGTTCGATGTGGTGCACGACAATCAATGCCTCGGCTACGGGCTGTTGGATATCGCCCGGCATCTGCCACTGGTGGCGACCATCCACCACCCGATCACCCGGGATCGGGAAGTGGATCTGGCGGCCGCGCCGTGGCGGCGGAAACCGTTCCTGCGCAGGTGGTATGGGTTTCTGGGAATGCAGGAGAAGGTGGCGCGGCAGCTTCCCGATCTGATCACGGTGTCGTCCTCCTCGGCCGCGGATATCGTCAGCGACTTCGGGGTGTCGGCCGAGCAGGTGCGCACGGTACCGCTGGGGGTGGACACCGAACTGTTCCGGCCGCGCGAAGAGCCGCGGGTGCGGGGGCGGATCGTCGCGGTGGCCAGTGCCGACAAGCCATTGAAAGGCATTTCACATCTACTCAATGCCGTCGCCCGGCTGCGGGTTACCCATGAGCTGGAATTGCGGCTGGTCGCCAAGTTGGAGTCGGAGGGCCCGACCGAGAAGCTGATCGCCGAACTCGGGCTCGCGGATATCGTGACACCCGTCAGCGGGCTCGATGACGAAGCACTCGCGCGGTTGCTGGCCTCCGCCGAGATCGCCTGCATTCCCTCACTGTACGAAGGGTTTTCACTACCCGCGGTGGAGGCGATGGCCAGTGGTACGCCGCTGGTCGCCAGTCGCGCCGGGGCATTGCCCGAAGTCGTCGGCGACTGTGCCGAACTGGTCGAGCCGGGCAATGTGGATGAATTGACCCGGGTACTGGGCGCACTGCTGGACTCACCCGCCCGCCTACACGAGCTGGGTACGGCGGGCCGGACCCGCGCGCTCACCGTCTTCAGTTGGGAAGCCGTTGCCGCACAGACGGTTTCGGTGTACGAACGAGCTATGGCCCGGCACGGGTCCCGTCCGGTGATCACCCCCATCCGCCAGGAGGCGCACACATGCTGACCGTCGACTTCGACCGCCTGGGCATCGGCCCGGGCACCCGCGTCATCGATGTGGGGTGCGGGGCCGGACGGCATTCCTTCGAGGCGTACCGGCGCGGGGCCGATATCGTCGCCTTCGACCAGAACGGCAGCGATCTGGCCGATGTGGATGTCATGTTCAAGGCCATGGCCGATGCGGGCGAGGCACCCGAATACGCCAAGGCCGAGACGGTGCGCGGTGACGCCCTCGACTTGCCTTATGGGGACGGCGAATTCGATGTGGTGATCGCCTCGGAGATCCTCGAACACATTCCACAGGACGAGGCTGCCATCGGGGAGCTGGTACGGGTGGTCAAACCCGGTGGAGCGCTGGCGATTACGGTGCCGCGCTGGCTGCCCGAGCGGATCTGCTGGGCACTGTCGGACGAGTACCACGCCAATGAGGGCGGGCATGTGCGGATCTATCGGGCCGACGAACTGCGCGACAAGGTCACCGCACGGGGTTTGAGATTTATCCACAGGGCGCACGCACACGCGCTGCACTCACCGTACTGGTGGTTGAAGTGCGCGGTCGGGGTCGGCAATGACAAGCATCCGGCGGTAACCGCGTACCACCGAATGCTGGTGTGGGACATGATGTCCGCACCGCAGTTGACCCGCACCACCGAGCGCTGGCTGGACCCGCTCATCGGCAAGAGCGTGGCGCTGTACTTCGCCAAACCGGCGGTCCGCAGTGCCCGCCGCTGAGCTACCCGCCGTGCCGGGTGTGCTGTCCGCACGGGACTGCCTGCGCACGGCCGAAACCATCGCGGCGGCACAGGAATCCGATGGGGCGCTACCCTGGTTCACCGGCGGGCATACCGACCCGTGGGATCACATCGAGAACGCCATGGCCTTGACCGTCGGCGGGCTGTGGGATCAGGCGCGCGATGCTTATCGGTGGTCCGCGAAGACCCAGCGGGATGACGGGTCCTGGGCCATGCAGTTCCGGGACGGTGTAGTCGAGAACGCGGACAGTGACACCAACTTCTGCGCGTACATCGCGACGGGCGTCCTGCACTACCTCACCAGCACGGGGGATTCCGCTTTCGCACAGGAGATGTGGCCGACCGTCCGCGCCGCCATCGACTTCGTGCTCTCCCTGCAACAGGGCCGATTCGGGGAGATCCACTGGTCCCTCGGCCCCGGCGGATCCTCCGGCGAAGCGCTGCTCACCGGCTGCTCCAGCATTTTCCACAGCCTGCGCTGCGCACTGGAGCTGGCGGAGCAGTTGGGTGACCCGCAACCGTCCTGGGAGGTCGCCGCACTCCGGCTCGGCCACGCGCTGCGCGATCATCCGGAGGCGTTCCTCGACAAGAGCCGCTACTCGATGGACTGGTACTACCCGATCCTCGGCGGCGCGATCCGGGGGCGGCGCGGGTACGACCAGATCACCGCGCGCTGGCCGGATTTCGTGATCCCCACCCTCGGCATCCGCTGCGTCTCCGACCAGCCCTGGGTCACCGGCGCGGAGACCTGCGAACTGGTGCTCGCCCTCGATGCGCTGGGCGACCAACGCCGCGCTCGCCAGCTATTCATCAACATGCAGCATCTACGCGATCCGGACGGGTCCTACTGGACTGGGCTCGTCTTCACCGATGGCAAACGGTGGCCTGAAGAGCGCACCACCTGGACGGCTGCTGCCATGCTCCTTGCCGCCGATGCGCTCAGCCGGGCTACGCCTGGTAACGGGATCTTTCGAGATCTGCTTCCCAGTCTCCGGATTACCGGTGGTCATTGTGAGTGTGCCGCAGGTATGTACCCGGGGCCTTCGTAGCAGACTTGGACGAATCATCCTCAGCCCCAGCGGGGTTCGGAAGAATGCCACGATTCTTCGGAGTGGTTACCTCGTCTGCCGTACCCCGCTTCGGCTCCCCCATTGGGAGCCGCACTCTCACCTCCCAGCCTGGCCGGCTGGCTGTGGGAACCTTCAGAACCACAACGACGAAAGACAAGAACAACAAGACACAAGACGCCAGGACGAGAAGAACCACCCACTCGAAGTAGACAATCCGAGCAAGGTGAGGCGTCTCGGGGTGCCCGTACCCCACTTCCGAGGTGACCGCACCACTGACACAGGGCTATCACACCCCGTGTACTGGTATCACACCCCGTACAAGGGGTGTGCGGGTTAGACAGGGGGTGTGATGGCTTCGGGGGTGGGGGTTTTGGGGGTTTTGGTCTTTGGGGTTTGTGTCTTTGCTCGAGATCGGGACCACGGCTACCCGGCCAGGCTGGGTCGTGAGTGTTCGCGCCTGAGGGGGGAGCGAAAGTCGGGTACGGCAGGCGAGGTTCCCACGCTGAAGAATCGTGGCATTCTTCCGAACTCGGCTGGAACGTGATGTCCCGTACGGTATTCGGCTACGAAGGCCCCGGGTACATCCCGGGTGCAGGGCAGAGCAATACCACCTAGAACGGTGCGATATCCCCATAGCCGGGAACGGCTGGGGCATTCACCCGCTGGGGCTTCCGCCTCCGCTGCGATGGCGTGCAGTAGACATGAACCAGCTCAGTGAGTTCATTGACCGCACGACCGGGATTTATCAGTGGCTCGATAGGTTCCGGTTCCGGAACCCCGCCTGCGGTGACGACGGGTATCGGGATGCGAGGGAAAAGGAACTTCGCGCCCTCGGGTGAGGTGGTGATGGTTCCCCCGGTGGGCGAGCGCCATTCCACGCGGCGATCCGAGTGGTGCACGACCTGCCAACCATTCGCTCCGTTGTCGGCGAGAGTCTTGAGCCGATGGTGTCGGCGACAACGACATCCGAGATTGGATTCCGTTGTGCGACCCCCGTTTTCCGGATCCCGGTGATCAAACCGGTCCTGGTGGTCGAGATCGGTGGCCATCGCGGGCACTCCACAGCCCGGCGCACGACACGCACCATCGAGCGCCCGCACCCGACCAGCCAGCCGAACGCCGGGGCGATACCGCTGCTCCGCCGCAACCTCCGGCTCGGCTGGAGCGGCGCTGGCAGCAGTTCCGGGAGCGGCATCTGCGGCACTACCGGAAGCGGCATCGTCGACAGCCACGGGTGCGGCCGCGGGAATGATGTCGAAGTTGGCGTACTGGGCGATCTTGCGAGCCAGCTCGGGATCGATGGCACCGAAGGCAGCCAGCAGCGCCGGGTTGTCCTGGAGCCCGGCGAGCGTCTCCGCCGAGACACCCACCTGTACAAGGGCTTTCCGCGCGGGCGCGGGCTTCTCGTCACCCGCGCGCGGGCAGGTGTCCATACCGCACTGGCAGGCCAGACGACCACTGCCGTCGGCGAGCGCGACAAGGGCGTCGGCGCGGCGCTGGTTGGTGGTGCGTGGATCCTTGGTACAGCACTGGGTATTCGCCATTTCACGCAGACGCTCGTAAAGGGTCTGCGCGCCGTGGGCGGGCAGCACGCCGTCGAGAATCGCGGTGCCGTCATCGGCGGCCTTCACGTTCACGTAGCGATCCGCCTCGGCGGCCTTGCGGCGCGTGGTCTGTCCAGCGGGGTCGAGCTCGAGCAGCCAGCGACGCAAAGTGCGCTTCACCCGGGAAGGTTCGGCATTCTCCGCGTAGACCGCGATACGCGGTTCCACCAGCGCCACAAGCTCATCCGAAGCATTGTTGAGCACTTCATGAATGGCACGAGCCCGCATGAGGTCGATGCGACCCGCGGCGAACGCATCCCGGGTATTCGGCAACCGCGCCTCCAGCGACAACCCGAGCGCGATCACCCCATCCGCATGCCGCTGCGAAACCTTGAGCACCACACCGATTTCCGTAGCGGCATCTTCCCCCGCATACACGGCGCGCACGCCAACCTCGAGCTGCTGCTCCCGCCGCAACCGATAAAGCCGAGTCATCAACGCAGCTTCCTCGGCCTGTTTGGCAGCAATCACCGAGTGCACCGCCGCGAGCCGCTCCACCAGCTGATAGCCGGTAAGCCCCTCAACAGCAGTTTCGCTCATGCATTCGATTTTAGTCGCCGCACAAGCGACACGCGATCATAACCAACCGAACACGCCGCGTAAACTCCTGGCAATCAACAAGATTCGTCAGTTACAGGCGGCATTACGCTGCAAAATCCGCAGCGACCCGGTAACCGAAAGCTCACGGAACTTCCCGGAGTCCAACGCCCGCCGATAAATGTTGTACGGAGCCTGCCCGCCATCGGCCGGATCGGGAAAAACGTCATGAATGGCCAGCAGTCCACCCCCGGCTACCCAATGCGCCCAGTTGTCGTAATCCCGCTGCGCCGCCTCTTCGGTATGCCCACCGTCGACGAACAGCAGCCGCAACGGTGTACGCCAAATGCGTGCCGCCGCAGTAGAAGAACCGATGATCCCGATCACCGTCT is a genomic window containing:
- a CDS encoding class I SAM-dependent methyltransferase translates to MLTVDFDRLGIGPGTRVIDVGCGAGRHSFEAYRRGADIVAFDQNGSDLADVDVMFKAMADAGEAPEYAKAETVRGDALDLPYGDGEFDVVIASEILEHIPQDEAAIGELVRVVKPGGALAITVPRWLPERICWALSDEYHANEGGHVRIYRADELRDKVTARGLRFIHRAHAHALHSPYWWLKCAVGVGNDKHPAVTAYHRMLVWDMMSAPQLTRTTERWLDPLIGKSVALYFAKPAVRSARR
- a CDS encoding glycosyltransferase family 4 protein, with product MRIALLSYRSKTHCGGQGVYVRYLSRGLAELGHEVEVFSGQPYPEHLDPRVRLTEVPSLDLYRDEDPFRTPGLREIRDGIDLLEVATMWTAGFPEPRTFSLRAARVLRERAAEFDVVHDNQCLGYGLLDIARHLPLVATIHHPITRDREVDLAAAPWRRKPFLRRWYGFLGMQEKVARQLPDLITVSSSSAADIVSDFGVSAEQVRTVPLGVDTELFRPREEPRVRGRIVAVASADKPLKGISHLLNAVARLRVTHELELRLVAKLESEGPTEKLIAELGLADIVTPVSGLDDEALARLLASAEIACIPSLYEGFSLPAVEAMASGTPLVASRAGALPEVVGDCAELVEPGNVDELTRVLGALLDSPARLHELGTAGRTRALTVFSWEAVAAQTVSVYERAMARHGSRPVITPIRQEAHTC
- a CDS encoding prenyltransferase → MPAAELPAVPGVLSARDCLRTAETIAAAQESDGALPWFTGGHTDPWDHIENAMALTVGGLWDQARDAYRWSAKTQRDDGSWAMQFRDGVVENADSDTNFCAYIATGVLHYLTSTGDSAFAQEMWPTVRAAIDFVLSLQQGRFGEIHWSLGPGGSSGEALLTGCSSIFHSLRCALELAEQLGDPQPSWEVAALRLGHALRDHPEAFLDKSRYSMDWYYPILGGAIRGRRGYDQITARWPDFVIPTLGIRCVSDQPWVTGAETCELVLALDALGDQRRARQLFINMQHLRDPDGSYWTGLVFTDGKRWPEERTTWTAAAMLLAADALSRATPGNGIFRDLLPSLRITGGHCECAAGMYPGPS
- a CDS encoding HNH endonuclease signature motif containing protein → MSETAVEGLTGYQLVERLAAVHSVIAAKQAEEAALMTRLYRLRREQQLEVGVRAVYAGEDAATEIGVVLKVSQRHADGVIALGLSLEARLPNTRDAFAAGRIDLMRARAIHEVLNNASDELVALVEPRIAVYAENAEPSRVKRTLRRWLLELDPAGQTTRRKAAEADRYVNVKAADDGTAILDGVLPAHGAQTLYERLREMANTQCCTKDPRTTNQRRADALVALADGSGRLACQCGMDTCPRAGDEKPAPARKALVQVGVSAETLAGLQDNPALLAAFGAIDPELARKIAQYANFDIIPAAAPVAVDDAASGSAADAAPGTAASAAPAEPEVAAEQRYRPGVRLAGRVRALDGACRAPGCGVPAMATDLDHQDRFDHRDPENGGRTTESNLGCRCRRHHRLKTLADNGANGWQVVHHSDRRVEWRSPTGGTITTSPEGAKFLFPRIPIPVVTAGGVPEPEPIEPLINPGRAVNELTELVHVYCTPSQRRRKPQRVNAPAVPGYGDIAPF